In Maniola jurtina chromosome Z, ilManJurt1.1, whole genome shotgun sequence, the genomic window tcctctcagaatgagaatggtttaggccatagtctgccatgctggcccaatgcggattggcagacttcacacacctttgagaacatggagaactctcaggcatacaggtttcctcatgatgtttttcttcaccgttaaagcaagtgatatgctTAATTAATCAATTGCCTTAgacatattttgttatttaggTTCTCTCATGCTAAATCTGAACGCCATACCAAGAGGAGTGAAAAAAATCGAAGATTGTTCTTTGGACGTTTTGAAAAATCTTAAGAAAATCAACTTATTTGCAACTAGGTCTCTTCGTGCTTGGTGGCCTCTAAGTACTATCGATCAGAGTTCTGGAACAAGTTGCTTAGCCGTAAGCGAATTTAAGCTTATAAGTTATATTGATAGCTTAAGTTTATGATTGTGAAAAATTAGCAATTGATTTATTTCTGTTAGCTTTTCTTCAATGCCTTGTGTTACATAATCACTGTGACAACTactccatattataaatgcgaaagtgaatttgtttgttggtttgtccttaaaTCACGTCAcgacggagcaacggatcgacgtgatttttttgcatgggtatagctCAAGACCTGTAGAGAcctgtaggctactttttatcccgaaaaaccaaagatTTCCTAACGGgtttataaaaattttatagCACGTAGATGAAGTCATAGGCATctggtaaattaaaaatttattacacccccgacaaatgaaggttacagtaataactagaaaagagctgataactttcaaacggttgaaccgattttcttggattatagctaagaacactctcgatcaagccaccttttaaacaaaaaaaaactaaattaaaatcggttcattagtttaggagctacgatgccacagacagatacacagatacacacgtcaaacttataacacccctctttttgggtcgggggtaaaataGTAAATCTTTTCAGGGTACAATAGATTTAGAGATCACTCTTCTGCAGCAAGAGAATGCGACACTAATGCCGGTTGGAATAGGTAGAGAGCCTCCATATCCATTACCTGAACCAATGTAAGTCCAATTCTACCAGCATTTTCCTTCAGCTtaggtatatgtacctacttaactcgCTTCGTGAAATTCTGATCAACCTAAATCTCGGGATATATTTGATCACCTTTGGTAAAAGTTTTTTGATATGAAGGAAAGCCAacccataaaataaaataattttaccaaaatttgtataatcacactaatattataaaggcgaaagtttgtgtgtacctatgtgtgtgtgtgtgtgtatgtttgttactccttcacgcaaaaactactggacggatttggctgaaatttggaatggagatagatagtatcctggatagTAAGTATCctggataggctacttttaatcccggaaaatcaaagagttcccacgggatttcaaaaaacctaaatccacgcgggcgaagtcgcaggcatcggctagtaagctGTATTAAAGAAGACTTAGTAACCCTAGCGCGCTTCCGCGTGGTTTGGCTCAATGAACTTTTGTGGACACGTGCTAGAAACAAGTTTAGTATCGTCTATGGTTTATCAGATTCACATCGCCTCATGTAGCTACGCtagcaaaattaaaagaatTATTGCTACTTTAGACATTAATGCTATTTTAGGACACTCGATTTAAATTTCTTAAAGTGCctttgtttaattattattatcgaagTCTGACGaagcaaatttttttatggtacTTAAAATTTCGTGGTTAATCATGTATTGCAAAACCTATAGAAGATTCTAGAAACGCTAATAATTTACCTATTATCTTCTGCAGTCACTAAAAAGTTATAATCATGTTTGTTTGCTTTCAGGAGACCAGAAGTTAGTTCACGCAGATTTTCgtgtaaactaaaaaatatttaccgaATTTCACCACGGATAGTTTCGGTGTTTGCTTTTTgtggatttatttttttaaccgttTTTTTGGCGCTGTATTTCCAATTGCCAGCAATAATACAATACTGGATAATGTAATACTGTGCATCTCATCAGAAGACGCAAgaacttaaacttaaaaaggAACTTCAAGTATAATGTGAACGTAAAAGAGTGAAAATCGTACTTTTCTTACGTAACTAGGCATATCGACGTAAAACCCAGAAAAATCTTTATGATTTATACTATTAAAAGATAAAATGTTGAAACAAATTATTACGAAGGCAGTGATTCATTTACATGCCTACATTAACAACTTCATGTTTATAGAGATTAAATAGAGTAGAagaaaagtatatttttagagtaaataatattatatattgtaataaactttaatttattatgGTATCATTAAGTTGTGTACACTAACGTTTTATAGGTGGCTTATTAAATTATGTTATTTAGCAAGATTTAAATACCTTTTTTCCTTACTATgtattattttgataataatgcccccccccccccccccccccctcataCCTTTTTGCCCAGACTACCCAGGTGCGAGGGAAGACGTATACAATATTTTGACGGAATGTGTCCGAAGTGAAGTGCCGGACAGGACGTTGGGAaacgtaaatattattttgacaaacccAACGTCCGATGCAGCAAAACATTTGTACAGGATGGCTCGTAGGAATATAAGTCTTAGAAGTAATTGttaatagtatatatatatttttaagtgttaGAATAGGATAGAATAGACGTACCAGAGCCGcaacacccctctatttgggtcggggttaaaaaggcaCTGCAACGCATGCTAGtggtctaaatatataaaaagaaaagatgtctgactgactgtctgatcTATTAACAGCTGAAACTAGTGTACGGATTGGACTACTAATAAACTTCTAATAGagctaataaaggatttttaaaattcatctcctaagaatagaatagaataggtttttattcaaatagacttttacaagtgcttttgaatcgtcaaataatttaccactgtttcgaaatgccgttcctaccgagaagaaccagcaagaaactcggcggttgctcttttcaattcttcaatttacaataagcggataaaataggggtttctaATTTGTGTAGGCCAAGCGGATGAAGCAGCGGGAACAGCAAGTAATATAgctcaaaattaaaaagaaaacccccgacacaaaaatttctatttctaaaaaaactagaaaagagctgataactttcaaacggctaaaccgattttcttcaattatagctaagaacactcttgatcaagccacctttcaaacaaaaaaaactaaattaaaatcggttcattcgtttaggagctacgatgccacagacagatacacagatacacacgtcaaacttataacacccctctttttgagtcggggatTAAAATAGGCCAGTCATGTAAAGGAAGGTTGAGTTAGATAGTTGACTTGTTAAATTGTTCCAAAGTTAAAGCAAGCGGCGAAAGATCGGGATCAGTGGAAAGTTGTAGGGAGCTTTCCCGTCGTACGAGGTACGCAGCACGCATGTCCACGCTTGGAAGTAAGGGCGTCCTCTCCATACCACTTCAAGCTCGCGGCGCGCGATGTCCATATCTCCCGTGGTGGTAAAATTCGCGTTTCCTAACCGCTGACAAACttgataatttttaaaagtgCACATGTTAAATTGTACTCTGAAATTGTGCATGGTAAGTAAACCCCTAACTTTACCAATACTTTACCATTGTAATTGTCTTAATAAGAAAGAATAAACTATGCCAAAACTATAGTTCTAAATAATATTGCATCTAATTTGCTGTAATTCaacgaaaaattattaattatttctattaataaatTGGAATTTGTCATTTTTCGTATTAATAAAATGTACCTGCCCTATATAAGGATTTGGACAActttgaccgatttcgttctcATGTTGCTTAAGTATTAGGTAAAACTAAACGAAAATGCAGAATCATTTACATAAGATTATGCAATTTTAATAAACTCGGTACCTACcgtacctactgaaaattttgttttttaactaTAGTATATGAAAATCTTTGAGTGAGGCTACAGTTTGAGCAGTTGTACGTTGAACAACGTACTCATGCATGGACCGCTTGAGCAGTGATTTGCTCTAATAGTCGTTGCCAACTGCTTGTGTCTCGTGTATAAACGTAAGCAGGTACATAGAGTGTGATGTGTGATTGGCatttgtaaatatatgtacataacAGAGAATCAGGCATCGTGGTACGTAGGAATTAGTTGAAGTTACTTGTGTCTTGTGTATAGTGACAGTTTAAAAAAGACCGCACTTCGCTATGCACTCGTAGGTTAATTTGGTCGGTCATACTTTTGGTTATGACTGCTTCAAGTTCGAACCCAACACATCCGTTAATTTGTGCCAAGCACCTATTTTaccaaatacaaaaaataatccTCTCTTGTTGAAACCTATTGGTATATACGCGTGGTGATTAAAATTGTGATAGTGAGATAAGATGATCACAAGTCAGTAAATGATTTGCGTTACACCATCAGAGGTAGGAAAAAATGGGTTggttttcatattatttaatgATCATGCGGCATTTACTCCGCGCTGCAAGTCTGTGCCTTAAAGCTATCCATATACGCCTGCTCTTTCGAAGAAAGATATAATATCCTATGTTGTCTATTGCTTTCAAAGTATATTAGATAGTGAACTAAATACCCCACAAATGCCCTTTTAGAATTGTCTCTTCTAGAATTTTGCTAGAATCAATAGTTTTTGGGAATATAAGTCGCAATTTTCTCCATCCAACAACCGCTATGTATTGCATCCCCCAAGGGTTTGCACTCCACAACTCTACCAACTTTTACGGACATGATCTCATTCAATTATTGACCTTCGTAGGTATAATCTGTTTGAGAACGACGTGTTTAGCGAGAATTTCTCTTCGATGTTTTCCAGATTAGTTAATTCACTCGGCTTCGTCCCACCGGATTCAGATCAAGCTGTATACTCAGTCGATTTTGATTAAACTTTGTCCAGTAAGTAAGTTTAATTATAAAACAgtctaatttattataaaaacgtataaacatataagtataaaatgtacctactataaaaacaTGAAAACGTGAAAAACGTATAAGTGTATAAGTTCTTCATGCTTACTACCTacaaataatgaaattcttCACAAATGTGAAAAAGTTATTATGCCCTTCAAAACTTGGATGGTTCTTATTCAATTATGTATTTGAATAAGGAATGCTACAAAATCCATGAAAAGTTAAATTGCTTTCATATCCTTTACAAAGATCCTTGCAGAAGAATGCTGACTATTATTTTGGTTCTAGGCATTAACGGAAAAGCAAAATTGTTTTCCGCAAGCGTAAGCCtgtcctaaaaataaataagtactgtagTAAGTACTAtaacaaaaaagtaaaataaattatgtaaaaactttTTATGACACACAAATTATATACAAACAACATAAGACAAAAATTACactatattatttaattcaaattcaaaatatttttattcaattagacttttacaagttcttttgaatcgtcaaaagcatctaccactggttcggaatgcctttcctaccgagaagaaccagcaagaaactcggcggttgctcttttcaaagatttgatatacaatattatgccatgtataaaagcaagcACTTGAAGTCCcgcacattgctggagcgaattcaaatccacgctcttttatcatttacataatcttcgattgtataatatgcttttcttttttttttttctgaattttttttttataaatattcttcttcttataattttgatataaaagattatacccaatccctgacttttggaccttcctgaggcggagcgtaggagtcgcaagcctgttacggtgtctagtcagcctgttgtgaaGATCGCCAactctcttgtaactaagaatattttgtcgtacaaaaattatgttgttgtaaatatattgagaggctactgTAACGATACCTAATGAGGATGTTAATCACTTgctgatctcttccaggcaacataatatgtaaaagtatacctacctagacagCATAGGTAGTATTATATAAACTAGGTAAATTTTAATCGGTTTCGGTTGAAACTGAGACCGAGGCTGAAAATTTGGTTTCAGTTTCAGCTGAAAATCATGTTTTAGTCCGACACTACTGAAAAATGTCAATCTAAACTGGTTCAGTGGTTTATGTGTTAAATCATGTTACAGTTCGTGGTTTAAGGTAATAATATTTCGTATAAATagatcgatcaagccacattatTTCACTTGATAGATATTGCATACATTAGCGAAACGTGTTTATCTTTACGTCACTGATAAAAAGGATAACGAAATAGATGAATTAGGCGTGATGGCTGAAGATAAAAGCCACGACGTGTGCGGACTGGGCCGTACCACGGTAGAGCTATGATCCATAAACATGCACGGACGCGGTCGCGGTCTAGTATGAATTACTTTCATTGATTTAGAATCTATATTAGGTTCTTTAAACAACCGTGCCTCGGCTGCGCACGGCAGCAGACTCGGTGTAAGATGAATCCGCCCTTGTATCCGATCAATTTACAGACTGGAATCACGTAAATCCCGCCATGAAAAGTCTGGTATGCTCACATAAGGCAGaacattaatttttagaaacaaactaactgatacccgcaacttcgtccgcgtggattcaaaATTCCCGTGAGGACTGGTCAGtacgttgctccgttgcagcgtaattgaaggacataCCAACGAAACAATAAACGAACAAacacacttgcgcatttataatataggtagcgTTGAGTGTCACACACAATCGACATACCAGAAATCGTCATAACAGATTCATATCGTCTATGCTTAGTGCAGAAATGCTTTATGGGGTCCTCAAAGTCTGGATGATTCCGAAAGAGTTCTTAGATTTTAGAAATTTAAACATTGTGTTGAACGACATTGGTgaatttttaacagggctctctccgtcactcgcttcatacgatcgtagttccaatttcatttgaatattaagcaaccaaagtccatgaaattttgcagacatattctagaaactaatatctgtgtctgtgatgttttagatttttctaaaaatatgtagttttaaaattacaggggctcaaagatttgtatgtaaatttttaagatcgtgtaactttgaaaccgaatattttaacagaaatctggaaaactacagacatagatattggtttctagaatatgtctgcaaaatttcatggactttggttgcttaatattcaaatgaaattggaactacgtttgtataaaacgagtgacggagagacccctcttaaataagAAAGTTTGCACTGAAACGGCTGGCTTTGCATTCCACGCAAAGTAGTGTAAAGAATAGTTGCATTTCTTATGACATATTGAAACATTTAGCTTCTGTAGGATTTGTGCTCCGCCAGGCGTAGCAATTTGAATCTACCGCTATACCGCTGTCATAAAACTTCTCTAAGTATAATGCTTACTTGAGAAGTAAACTAGAGAGTAATGCAACCTTTTGGAATCCATTTAAAACAAAGGTTAGGTGTACAGACtgatcgaaaaaaaaaaattagaaaaaaaattcgatGATTGATTCGATGATATTCAGTGAGTTATCTTAATTTATCGAAAATGTAAATTTGACTTAATACATTGactaagattttttacacccttgttacctgttatctcccaaagccaccatgatccaaacttcagagttgctgatcgttcctctctgTGTTGTGGACAACACACAGAGAaccttttagcttttataaaataatgaaagtctggcactcgctggctctctctctacaaCTTTAAATAAAAACGGAGCCCTCTTCAATATTGTCTACTCCACTACGCGGTCCGCTTTATGAGCCACGCATTTACTAGTTATAAGTAACTATAAATTATTAGAACAGAATTACATTCACAGTAACAAGCAATGTTATTTGCCCAAGTAAATAGAATTAAATCTTATCTTTCAGACAGATGCTATaaagattaattttaagttattatttagcAGTTATCTTGACTTCTAGTGAGCGGCGATGGTGCTCATTAGTCGGTAGTCGGTACACTCGCCAGCATTTCTAATTTAAAGATTGCAGATATTATAAAGTTGTTAAATGTTATAAAAGCAAGAAAACAACAAAAGAAACAGGAATAGAATGACAAAAAGTAGCAAGAACAGTGAACATAAAACTAAAATCCCTGAAAAGAATAAGGATGAAGCCAATTCCGATAAAGATGTTGATTATGATGAGTTACTATCAGCTGCGGGGGAGTTTGGCCCGtaccaaataattttattttgttcgaCATTACCTTTTTATATCTTTGGCGTGTTCTCATATTACACGCAACTTTTTATGACAGAAGTGTCACCAAACCACTGGTGTTGGATCCCCGAACTAGAGAATTTAACTGCCATCGAACGAAGAAATCTTGCAATCCCGTTGGACCCTGAAGCACGATTTGGTTATTCGCAATGTAAAGTTTACACTGCCAACTGGCTTGAAGTGCTAGAGACAGGCCAAAGGCCTAATGGAACCTGGAATACTCAGCCATGTCAGTATGGATGGGaatttaataaatctgaaataCCTTATCCTACTATTTCAAGTGAATTGGGATGGGTATGTGATAAAAATAGTTATCAAGCAACAGCCCAATCTTTTTACTTCATTGGAGCTATAGTAGGCGGATTTTTCGTTGGTTGGGTTGCTGATAGATTTGGCAGGTTACCAGCTGCTACATTAAGCAATATGATTGGATGTGTGGCTGGAATCGCTAGTATATTTTCTCGAAATCTCCTGCAATTTTCTTTGTGCCGATTTGTAATGGGAATGTCGTATGATAATTGTATGATGATGACGTATCTTTTAGTATTAGAATATGTTGCACCAAAGTATCGCTCTATTATGTCAAATTTGCCTTTTGCACTATTTTTTTCGTTGGGTGCAGTAGCTTTACCATGGATAGCTCTTGCATGTGGACACTGGAAGACAATTAGTATAGTGACAAGTGTTCCAATGGCAATAACTCTATTAGCGCCTTTTGTTATGCCAGAAAGTCCTAGGTGGCTTCTTTCTAAAAATCGCATCGATGATGCTGTGAGAAAAGTTCTTACCATTGCAAAGATCAATAAAAAACAGATACCTTCAAAATTGATAGAACAATTCAAAACATCTACTTTGAACAAAAATAGAGAAGAAAGTGCTAGCATTTTAGTTATTTTCCGAAGACCTAAGTtaagaaaaatgtttatatGTATTTGTTTAGAATTTTTGTGCTGCTTAACGATTTTTGATGCTTTAGTTAGAAGTATTGGGGGGCTAGAATTCGATTTTTTCTTATCCTTTACCTTTGTATCCTTAACTGAATTACCTTCTTTAATTTTAGTTTCCTTTTTAATCGATTTAACTGGTAGAAAAGGAATGTCAGTTCTCTCGTTTATGGTATGTTTTATATTTAGTATAACAACAGTGTTTGTCAGCAATGGTTTGCCGTCTGTTCTATGTGCAGTAGTATCAAGATTTGCTATAAATATGTGTGTTAATGCTGGCATGCAATGGGCTGCTGAAATGCTTCCTACACCTGTGAGAGGATCTGGTTCATCCATCGTTCATATATTCAGTTACATTGGTACTATTTTATCCTCGTATATTGTGTACCTTGCCAACTTCATTCCTTGGCTTCCTCTTGTTATTCTGGGAGGCGTTGCTCTGATCGGAATGTTTCTAGCACTAACACTGCCGGAAACGGCGGGAAAAGACATGCCTCAGACTTTTGATGAAGCAGAAGAATTAATCAGTAATCAAAAGATGTTTGACATACCATTCCTACGAAGTAAAAAGATAACCAATGTTGGAAATGAAAATTTGTCTTTTGAAATGAATTAATACTAACATAACAATAGTGTCTTTCCAGATTATCTTGTTATTGTGTAATTTGCGCTGGATATATGTCAATTTACCGAATATGTACCCAAAACTAAGCTGCCAAGCATGTATCAAGGTATCACGCATTCCCATTGTGCGCAGACTTTGATACCGGGTACTTGTACACCGGTGAAATTGCGAGTTTGAAGCTCTCGGGCCTATCCGGCCACGGAAGCACATTTACTTACTATCATGGTTATAGATATAAATATCAATAGTTGGTAATAAtaaggtataatttttttaaattatgaaataaactttttatgatagtgattatttatttattaattctcCATAATATGCTTTTATTTCTTTCCTTTCGTTTAGATATTGCTAGTCCCTAATTCCCAATTTTTTGCTAAGGTTAGTTATAGTATAATATTGCTTGAGCGaattttatttcatagtttatatatttaattagcTTAAGCCCATGACTTTGTTCGCATTGAATATACAAATTAAAACGCATATTTTaaccttaggggttgaatttccaaaaatcctttcttagcggatatctacgtcataatagctgtctGTATGCTAAATTTTAGCCTGATCCATCCAATAGTATAagttgtgcattgatagatcacacagacagtcagtcagtcatcttttcctttttatatgtatacttatttagacttaaaaaattgtattactGGTACACCTTTGTTTTGCTCGACTGAGACAGCTCGTGGGATACGTTGTATTTCTTGATTTTTTCATCAACTGTTACTCTCCTGCATCCTGCGCCCTGCCTGGCTCTAATTCACAAACCATCACAGAAAAAGTTTTTAGTTCACCTCTAGTTTAACTTTCTTAATGTGTTGCAGTCAaaattttttacagattttttggCTAGTTCCGATTTTCTGATTAAGTTACGCGAACCCGTGCAATATTAAACTGTAGTGATGGATAAGTCAATGGGTGATGGTCTATTCGAGATAAAACTTTAGTTagtagaaaaaaaacaatttcacgAAAAATGTCAGTTACTTTGTTTTTCACTAGGGCAGCCGTGTGGGAAACGATGACTATGGTAGGTACTATTGAGCGTTTCTGATGATGGAGGCTTGAGGTGTGAACTCCTCTTAACGACCCACCTACCCGTTCACCGCAGTAAGCTGGCAATggttattaattaatcaatataATGATATTCACTGAACTGAGTATTGCGCAACCCTGCTTTTACCAGTTTACACGGCCTGGAAactcaaaacaaacaaaaaaaaacgcgaTTAACAAATGACGCAATTTATTGTTAAACATATTTCAAAAGAGTGATTATTTAGTCACGTTTTATTATAAGATTAATTTTAAGCTGATAAGATTCTTCCCGCGTAACGATTGTGTAAGTTTGCAATGACTGTAGAATGTAGGTGTGTAAGATAATTACTACTAAGAAATACATATATATAGATAGTTAAATATTAGCTATCGTTTGTAATCTGCAGTATACATAGATATCGgcatttaaaatataacaagtgcaaattaaaaatttataacacaaccaacaagtgacggttacagtaactagaaaagagctgatatctttcaaacggctgaaccgatttttttggatcatagctaagaacactctagattaagccacctttcaaacaaaaaagaactaaattaaaatcggttcattagtttagaagctacaatgccacagacagatacacagatacacacgtcaaacttataacacccctctttttgggtcgggagttaaaaagtaTAAGTAAGTGTGCTTCTACTTATTGTTCAGTGTACTCGTACAATCAGTTTGAAGCTCAATCTTGAATCAAATTTTCCGTTCGAATACTTTTGAATGAATTATTTCAGCTTAGATTTCAGATGTTTGGCTAGTGAATGTGACACAAATATGAATCAACAGAATCTTCGTTACAAATAGTTTTTCATGCTAACCCAGATATTACAAATGAAATTACTTTTTCTTTGCTTATTCGACGCACTGGTGACAGAGAGGTATATCAAGCTCAGAGCTTCTTTGTTGCTCTTTAGTCTGCATTTGTTTATTATACgtattatttaaacaaatcCCGATCAGAGTAAATAAAAGCACCGTAAAGAAAtttaaatatacaagtgtaaattaaaaatttataacacccccgacaagtgaaggttacagtaactagaaaagagctgataactttcaaacggctgaaccgattttcttggattatagctaagaacactctcgatcaagccacttttcaaacaaaaaaactaaattaaagtcggtttattagtttaggcgctacggtgccacagacagatacacagatacacagacacacagatacacagataaacagatacacacgtcaaacttataacacccctctttttgggtcgggggttaaaaagtcagAGATGAGATGAGTTTGTGCCTTTTTGATAATg contains:
- the LOC123880736 gene encoding carcinine transporter-like; this translates as MTKSSKNSEHKTKIPEKNKDEANSDKDVDYDELLSAAGEFGPYQIILFCSTLPFYIFGVFSYYTQLFMTEVSPNHWCWIPELENLTAIERRNLAIPLDPEARFGYSQCKVYTANWLEVLETGQRPNGTWNTQPCQYGWEFNKSEIPYPTISSELGWVCDKNSYQATAQSFYFIGAIVGGFFVGWVADRFGRLPAATLSNMIGCVAGIASIFSRNLLQFSLCRFVMGMSYDNCMMMTYLLVLEYVAPKYRSIMSNLPFALFFSLGAVALPWIALACGHWKTISIVTSVPMAITLLAPFVMPESPRWLLSKNRIDDAVRKVLTIAKINKKQIPSKLIEQFKTSTLNKNREESASILVIFRRPKLRKMFICICLEFLCCLTIFDALVRSIGGLEFDFFLSFTFVSLTELPSLILVSFLIDLTGRKGMSVLSFMVCFIFSITTVFVSNGLPSVLCAVVSRFAINMCVNAGMQWAAEMLPTPVRGSGSSIVHIFSYIGTILSSYIVYLANFIPWLPLVILGGVALIGMFLALTLPETAGKDMPQTFDEAEELISNQKMFDIPFLRSKKITNVGNENLSFEMN